Proteins from a genomic interval of Aquabacterium sp. J223:
- a CDS encoding DedA family protein, with protein sequence MALGDLVQTHGYWLLALGCLLEGEAVVLLAGLAVQQGHLNFAGVVGVASVASFASDQFWFWLGRRHGPALFRRWPSLERRTARVRALIERFGPWVILGVRFAWGLRIAGPVLIGTTAIRAPLFAALNAVGALLWAACFTALGSAFGQAAESLLGDLRQFQGLLLGVLAAVALGFWWYRRRRG encoded by the coding sequence ATGGCCCTGGGCGACCTGGTCCAGACCCACGGCTACTGGCTGCTGGCGCTGGGCTGCCTGCTCGAAGGGGAGGCGGTGGTGCTGCTGGCCGGGTTGGCCGTGCAGCAGGGCCACCTGAACTTCGCGGGCGTGGTCGGCGTGGCGTCGGTGGCGAGCTTCGCCAGCGACCAGTTCTGGTTCTGGCTCGGGCGCCGGCACGGGCCGGCGCTGTTCCGCCGCTGGCCGTCACTGGAGCGGCGGACGGCCCGCGTGCGCGCGCTCATCGAACGCTTCGGCCCCTGGGTGATCCTCGGCGTGCGCTTCGCCTGGGGGCTGCGCATCGCCGGGCCGGTGCTCATCGGCACCACCGCCATCCGCGCCCCGCTGTTCGCCGCCCTCAACGCCGTGGGCGCGCTGCTGTGGGCCGCTTGCTTCACCGCGCTGGGCAGCGCCTTCGGCCAGGCCGCCGAATCCCTGCTCGGCGACCTGCGCCAGTTCCAGGGCCTGCTGCTGGGCGTGCTCGCCGCCGTCGCCCTCGGCTTCTGGTGGTACCGACGGCGCCGGGGCTGA